A stretch of Paenibacillus mucilaginosus 3016 DNA encodes these proteins:
- a CDS encoding DMT family transporter: MEPLSRRRSAVYLLFLVTVWGVNWPLSKYALQFSPPLLFAGLRIFIGGALLVLFALPHYRRLRLKETWPIYLHSALLNVVLFYVLQTYGLNYLPAGMFAAIVFLQPVLLGIGAWLWLGEAMYVARVAGLILGFAGVAAISIPGQSGAFSTAGVLLGLGSAVSWALGTLYMKRTASRVDAVWVVALQMFLGGMVLLAMGSSVESWKEIVWNVPFVTVLLLISVFVTALGWLVFFQLVGRGEANKVGSYTFLIPLIALAVSVLFLGETVTYKLITGILLVLAGIILVNLKPGAARAANRASDEEHHEAGTKYACLPNGNHQ; the protein is encoded by the coding sequence ATGGAACCCTTATCCCGAAGACGGTCCGCTGTATATTTGCTGTTTCTGGTTACGGTATGGGGCGTGAACTGGCCGCTGTCCAAGTACGCCCTCCAGTTCTCTCCGCCGCTTCTCTTCGCAGGACTTCGAATCTTCATCGGAGGAGCCCTCCTCGTTCTCTTCGCACTTCCTCATTACAGGAGGCTCCGGCTGAAAGAGACGTGGCCGATCTATCTCCATTCCGCCCTGCTGAACGTCGTTCTCTTTTATGTACTTCAGACCTATGGTCTGAACTATCTGCCGGCGGGCATGTTCGCGGCCATCGTGTTCCTGCAGCCCGTGCTGCTGGGCATCGGTGCCTGGTTATGGCTTGGCGAGGCCATGTATGTGGCGAGGGTCGCCGGGTTGATCCTGGGTTTCGCAGGCGTTGCAGCCATCTCGATTCCGGGCCAATCCGGAGCCTTCTCCACAGCCGGAGTCCTTCTGGGTCTGGGCAGCGCGGTGAGCTGGGCGCTAGGCACGCTCTATATGAAGCGGACAGCTTCCCGGGTAGACGCCGTGTGGGTGGTTGCCCTGCAGATGTTCCTCGGCGGAATGGTCCTGCTCGCCATGGGGTCTTCCGTTGAAAGCTGGAAGGAGATTGTGTGGAATGTGCCGTTCGTTACGGTACTGCTGTTGATTTCGGTGTTCGTGACGGCGTTAGGATGGCTCGTCTTCTTCCAGCTGGTGGGCAGAGGGGAAGCGAACAAGGTGGGGTCTTATACCTTTCTGATCCCGCTCATCGCGCTGGCCGTCAGCGTACTCTTCCTCGGCGAAACCGTAACCTACAAACTTATAACCGGCATACTCCTCGTTCTGGCCGGCATCATCCTCGTTAACCTCAAGCCTGGAGCCGCCCGTGCTGCCAACAGGGCTTCAGATGAGGAGCATCATGAGGCGGGAACAAAGTACGCCTGTCTCCCTAATGGGAACCATCAATAA
- a CDS encoding LLM class flavin-dependent oxidoreductase, with the protein MEIGISTFVETTPDVNTGEVISHAQRLREVVEEIVLADRVGLDVYGVGEHHRKDYAASSPAVVLAAAAGQTKRIRLTSAVTVLSSADPVRVFQDFATLDGISNGRAEIMAGRGSFIESFPLFGYELDHYDELFDEKLELLLKIRESEKVTWRGGHRPAIDNRGVYPRPVQDPLPVWIGSGGNSESVARAGLLGLPLVLAIIGGSPLHFAPLVELYKKAAAHGGHDPSKLPVASHSHGFIAEDTETAADKFFPSTQQAMNVLGRERGWGAYTRSTFDAARSFEGALYVGDPDTVARKIIDLRKRVGITRFLLHVPVGTMPHDDVMRAIELLGTEVAPRVREEIAAWEAESADKQ; encoded by the coding sequence ATGGAGATTGGAATCAGCACCTTCGTCGAAACCACGCCGGATGTGAACACCGGCGAAGTCATAAGCCATGCGCAGCGCCTGCGTGAAGTGGTGGAGGAGATTGTTCTGGCGGACCGCGTCGGGCTGGATGTCTACGGCGTGGGTGAGCATCACCGCAAGGATTATGCCGCGTCTTCGCCCGCCGTGGTTCTGGCCGCGGCTGCCGGGCAGACCAAGCGCATCCGGCTGACCAGTGCGGTTACCGTGCTGTCCTCCGCCGACCCGGTTCGGGTGTTTCAGGATTTTGCAACGCTGGATGGGATCTCGAACGGACGTGCCGAGATCATGGCGGGCCGGGGATCCTTCATCGAATCGTTCCCGCTGTTCGGCTACGAGCTCGACCATTACGACGAGCTCTTCGATGAGAAGCTGGAGCTGCTGCTGAAGATTCGAGAATCGGAGAAGGTGACGTGGCGTGGGGGCCACCGGCCGGCCATCGATAACCGGGGCGTGTATCCGCGGCCGGTACAGGATCCGCTGCCGGTCTGGATCGGCAGCGGCGGCAACTCCGAATCCGTAGCCCGGGCCGGCCTGCTTGGGCTGCCGCTGGTGCTGGCGATTATCGGAGGCAGCCCGCTGCATTTTGCACCGCTGGTCGAGCTCTATAAGAAGGCGGCCGCCCACGGCGGGCATGATCCTTCCAAGCTGCCGGTCGCTTCCCACTCGCACGGCTTTATTGCGGAGGATACGGAGACGGCGGCCGACAAGTTCTTCCCTTCCACGCAGCAGGCGATGAATGTACTGGGGCGGGAGCGGGGCTGGGGTGCCTACACCCGGAGCACCTTCGATGCCGCAAGAAGCTTTGAAGGCGCGCTGTACGTTGGCGACCCGGACACGGTGGCCCGCAAGATCATCGACCTGCGCAAGCGGGTGGGCATCACGCGCTTCCTGCTCCACGTGCCGGTAGGAACGATGCCGCATGACGACGTCATGAGAGCGATCGAGCTGCTGGGCACCGAGGTCGCGCCCCGGGTCCGGGAGGAAATTGCCGCTTGGGAAGCGGAGAGTGCGGACAAGCAGTAA
- a CDS encoding VOC family protein: MPIQRIGSIFLPVSDLERSIAFYSELGLVSRGMEDWGDGRRGATLFCDPHPEHAALLTLAEVSDPPAAWDHSVMCLNCSDVTGMHTELQGRGVRVTELETWDSPWNHHVMFDVYDPDGHRVNLIEMVPVTA; encoded by the coding sequence ATGCCCATTCAGCGGATTGGCAGTATCTTTTTACCGGTAAGCGATTTGGAACGTTCGATTGCCTTTTATTCGGAGCTCGGCCTCGTCAGCCGCGGGATGGAAGACTGGGGAGACGGCAGAAGAGGGGCGACTTTATTCTGCGATCCGCATCCCGAACATGCGGCGCTGCTGACGTTGGCGGAAGTAAGCGATCCCCCGGCTGCCTGGGATCATTCGGTAATGTGCCTGAATTGTTCCGATGTGACGGGGATGCATACCGAACTACAGGGCAGGGGAGTCCGCGTAACGGAGCTCGAGACCTGGGATTCGCCATGGAATCATCATGTCATGTTCGATGTATACGACCCGGACGGGCACCGGGTGAACCTGATTGAGATGGTGCCTGTGACAGCTTAA
- a CDS encoding LysR family transcriptional regulator, producing MTPSQLSLYVKIAETGSFTRAGQELNMTQPAVSRAISTLESELGVTLLIRDRKQGVLLTDIGQRLLVLFREILNGYHKVEQEVVAEKGGEVGTVRVGSFPIISTNFLPAILREMGEKHPGLKFELYEGSIAEIKLWLSSRRIDVGWIIPPTEEFETLPFLQDRLCLLIRDDHPLANRPLVHITDLGHEPMILCKGGFETPIYELFREHEAVLYCRYDVHNIHTALNMIQEGLGLAIVSRISLSLSKLPPNVVVRPLEPQPIREIQLAVPSLSESSIAVKLFLQTAKNLYLSGGKE from the coding sequence ATGACACCTTCCCAGCTCTCACTCTACGTGAAGATAGCGGAGACCGGCAGCTTTACCCGCGCGGGGCAGGAGTTGAACATGACCCAGCCTGCCGTCAGCCGCGCAATCTCCACCCTGGAATCCGAGCTAGGGGTTACCCTGCTGATCCGGGACCGCAAGCAAGGAGTACTCTTGACGGATATCGGGCAGCGGCTGCTCGTGCTCTTCCGGGAGATCTTGAACGGGTACCACAAAGTAGAGCAGGAGGTGGTCGCCGAGAAGGGAGGCGAAGTCGGCACGGTCCGCGTCGGGTCGTTTCCGATCATCAGCACCAACTTCCTGCCGGCTATCCTGCGCGAGATGGGCGAGAAGCACCCCGGACTGAAGTTCGAGCTCTACGAAGGCAGCATAGCCGAGATCAAGCTGTGGTTATCCTCCCGCAGGATTGATGTAGGCTGGATTATCCCGCCAACGGAGGAGTTTGAGACCCTGCCGTTCCTCCAAGACCGGCTGTGTCTGCTGATCCGTGATGACCACCCTCTGGCGAATCGGCCGCTGGTGCATATCACGGACCTGGGCCATGAGCCCATGATTCTCTGCAAGGGCGGGTTCGAGACGCCGATCTATGAACTTTTCCGGGAGCATGAAGCCGTACTGTATTGCCGGTATGACGTGCATAACATCCATACGGCACTGAACATGATTCAGGAAGGCCTGGGACTGGCGATTGTCTCCCGGATCTCGTTGTCTCTATCCAAGCTTCCACCGAATGTAGTCGTCCGTCCGCTGGAACCGCAGCCGATCCGGGAAATTCAACTGGCGGTTCCCTCCCTGAGTGAATCGTCCATCGCGGTGAAGCTGTTCCTTCAAACAGCTAAAAATCTTTATTTGTCGGGAGGAAAAGAGTAG
- a CDS encoding GH12 family glycosyl hydrolase domain-containing protein codes for MMKRVQRISTKIGALSAVLMLASVLAVSAATAASTSADGGKVYFDNNKQYLFNNAWGKSSVSGWSQSVYYNNASDLGWVWNWPTTSGGVKGYPSIVSGWHWTDGYTAGSGFPTRIWDNKNINTSVTYNFASNTSGVYNMTYDLWLHDTNNAKYNSRPTDEIMVWLNNTNAGALGTYIETVSIGGSSWNVYKGYVDDGTGGGWNVFSYLRTANTNSIDLNLKNFADHAVYTKKWIANSKYISSVEFGTEVSSGSGQVNLSRWSLSVQ; via the coding sequence ATGATGAAACGTGTTCAACGGATAAGTACAAAGATAGGTGCTCTCTCTGCGGTGCTTATGCTTGCTTCGGTGCTGGCGGTTTCCGCCGCTACAGCAGCTTCGACGAGTGCGGATGGCGGCAAGGTGTATTTTGACAATAACAAGCAGTATCTCTTCAACAACGCCTGGGGCAAGTCCTCGGTGTCGGGCTGGAGCCAGAGTGTCTATTACAATAACGCCTCGGATCTGGGCTGGGTCTGGAATTGGCCGACGACCAGCGGCGGGGTAAAGGGATATCCTTCCATCGTGTCCGGCTGGCACTGGACCGACGGTTATACGGCCGGCAGCGGCTTCCCGACCCGGATCTGGGATAACAAGAACATCAACACCTCGGTGACGTACAACTTCGCTTCGAACACCTCGGGCGTGTACAACATGACATACGACCTCTGGCTGCATGATACGAACAATGCCAAATACAACAGCCGCCCGACGGACGAAATCATGGTCTGGCTCAATAACACGAATGCCGGAGCCCTGGGAACCTACATCGAGACGGTCTCGATCGGCGGTTCTTCCTGGAATGTGTACAAGGGCTATGTGGATGACGGGACCGGCGGCGGCTGGAACGTATTCTCCTACCTGAGAACCGCGAACACGAACAGCATCGATCTCAATCTCAAGAACTTCGCGGATCACGCGGTGTATACCAAGAAGTGGATCGCCAACTCGAAGTATATCAGCTCCGTCGAATTCGGCACGGAGGTCTCCAGCGGCAGCGGCCAGGTGAATCTCTCCCGCTGGAGCTTGAGCGTACAATAA
- a CDS encoding pentapeptide repeat-containing protein, translating into MPNHPESPASAADNNPLSRLTADCENCFGLCCVALPFAASSDFAVDKAAGQPCTNLQADFRCGVHQKLRGIGFRGCTVYDCFGAGQKVSQATFGGRDWRQAPETAGLMFEVFPVMRQLHELLWYLAEGMTLEPARSIRSSLSSAYDETEHLTLLDPESLQNVPVSAHRAQVNELLLQTSELVREDARRRQKGAVRSGRRKLNPGRGADLIGARLQGADLSCANLRGAYLIAADLREADLRWADLIGADLRDADLRGADLTGSLFLTQFQVNAAKGDARTKLPPRLMRPAHWPGSGRQA; encoded by the coding sequence ATGCCCAATCATCCGGAATCTCCCGCCTCTGCGGCGGACAACAACCCCCTCAGCCGCCTGACGGCGGATTGCGAAAATTGCTTTGGCTTATGCTGCGTTGCCCTGCCTTTCGCCGCTTCATCCGACTTTGCCGTGGACAAGGCCGCCGGACAGCCCTGTACCAACCTGCAGGCCGATTTCCGCTGCGGCGTCCATCAGAAGCTCCGGGGCATCGGCTTCCGCGGCTGTACCGTGTATGACTGCTTCGGTGCGGGACAGAAGGTATCGCAGGCCACCTTCGGCGGGCGTGACTGGCGGCAGGCCCCCGAGACGGCGGGGCTGATGTTCGAAGTGTTCCCCGTCATGCGCCAGCTTCACGAACTCCTGTGGTACCTCGCCGAAGGGATGACGCTGGAGCCGGCCCGTTCGATCCGGAGCAGCCTCAGCTCCGCTTACGACGAGACGGAGCACCTGACCCTCCTGGATCCCGAATCGCTTCAGAATGTCCCAGTGTCCGCCCACCGGGCGCAGGTGAATGAGCTGCTCCTGCAGACCAGCGAGCTTGTACGCGAAGATGCCCGCCGGCGGCAGAAGGGCGCGGTCCGCAGCGGAAGGCGGAAGCTGAATCCGGGCCGTGGAGCCGATCTCATCGGGGCGAGGCTCCAGGGAGCCGATCTAAGCTGTGCCAATCTCAGAGGCGCCTACCTGATCGCAGCCGATCTCAGGGAAGCCGACTTGAGGTGGGCCGATCTCATCGGAGCGGACCTCCGGGATGCGGATCTCCGGGGGGCGGACCTCACCGGCAGCCTCTTCCTTACCCAGTTCCAGGTCAATGCGGCCAAGGGGGATGCCCGCACGAAGCTCCCTCCCCGCTTGATGCGCCCTGCCCACTGGCCGGGCTCGGGCCGCCAGGCTTAA